One Lepus europaeus isolate LE1 unplaced genomic scaffold, mLepTim1.pri SCAFFOLD_29, whole genome shotgun sequence DNA segment encodes these proteins:
- the LOC133754819 gene encoding large ribosomal subunit protein eL37-like: MTKGTSSFGKRRNKTHTLCRRWGSKAYHLQKSTCGKCGYPAKRKRKYNWSAKAKRRNTTGTGRMRHLKIVYRRFRHGFREGTTPKPKRAAVAASSSS; the protein is encoded by the coding sequence ATGACGAAGGGGACGTCATCGTTTGGAAAGCGTCGCAACAAGACGCACACGCTGTGCCGCCGCTGGGGCTCTAAGGCCTACCACCTTCAGAAGTCGACGTGTGGCAAATGCGGCTACCCTGCCAAGCGCAAGAGAAAGTATAACTGGAGTGCCAAGGCTAAAAGACGAAATACCACTGGGACTGGTCGGATGAGGCACCTAAAAATTGTATACCGCAGATTCAGGCATGGATTCCGTGAAGGAACAACACCTAAACCCAAGAGGGCAGCCGTTGCAGCATCCAGTTCATCTTGA